A DNA window from Mya arenaria isolate MELC-2E11 chromosome 17, ASM2691426v1 contains the following coding sequences:
- the LOC128222837 gene encoding carbohydrate sulfotransferase 12-like, with translation MLQMRPFRPSFARLGLVLMVALMALYVFSGRQRSLYFSSEAGAAHIFRPNKCLLKYTNVPVYNTTVSSTPIYVSPMSSSMFPLVSRTKDLPPPPARLDNGIRIQKTVKSVADDTEELTNEFAQMEKEQRLQIDKLSQVCSTNVLQNATYAGKGSYKYHRSRAYNVGYCKVPKCGSTFWIRLFTVLDNGINVAKNILEKSRSSLHNMRHSFHSSLLSILQLKSPTILSARNPYSRLHSAYIDKLYLFLMWNYSLNILGIDKTNTTERICPQAVSFEDFLQWILRDASQGKTLNRHWAPIFSLCKPCDVVPISIIRQETFAKDVKFILQYLKVDEDKYEFIMSALQGNRVKTALPSIIATVFNRVKSLVRDNCLNWIYIARRTWSALQIQGFIANEVNFPFEQFKNLTDPSDVVKVSEFIISEIYKHPLSKDESHNQRKMALQAAYSDVSEETIVGIQQLYREDFLLFGYSFVPPNKEDIYSE, from the exons ATGCTCCAGATGAGGCCATTTCGACCGTCCTTCGCTAGATTGGGCCTTGTTCTGATGGTAGCGCTCATGGCTTTATACGTCTTTTCCGGTCGCCAGAGGTCGCTGTATTTTTCTTCTG AGGCGGGAGCTGCCCATATCTTTCGACCGAATAAATGCCTCTTGAAATACACAAACGTACCCGTGTATAACACCACCGTCAGTTCAACACCAATATATGTTTCACCTATGAGTTCCTCCATGTTTCCACTGGTCAGTAGGACAAAGGACCTCCCTCCACCACCAGCAAGACTCGACAATGGTATACGAATTCAGAAGACTGTTAAAAGCGTCGCTGATGATACTGAAGAACTGACAAATGAATTTGCACAAATGGAAAAAGAGCAGAGGTTACAAATAGACAAGCTTTCACAAGTATGTTCCACTAACGTATTGCAAAATGCAACATACGCTGGTAAGGGAAGCTACAAGTATCATCGATCGAGGGCTTACAACGTTGGTTACTGCAAAGTACCGAAGTGTGGCAGTACATTTTGGATTCGATTGTTTACTGTCCTCGATAATGGAATTAATGTAGCAAAGAATATTCTAGAAAAGTCCCGTTCATCACTTCACAACATGCGACACAGTTTTCATTCCAGCCTTTTGAgtattttacagttaaaatccCCCACCATTCTTTCAGCAAGAAATCCATATTCTAGATTGCATTCGGCGTATATTGATAAGCTGTACCTATTTCTAATGTGGAATTACAGTTTAAATATACTCGgaatagataaaacaaatacaactgAGAGAATTTGTCCACAGGCAGTTTCATTTGAAGACTTTTTGCAGTGGATACTACGAGATGCTTCACAAGGGAAAACTCTCAACAGACACTGGGCTCCCATCTTTTCGTTATGTAAGCCATGTGATGTTGTGCCTATTTCAATCATACGCCAAGAAACTTTTGCAAAGGATGTCAAGTTCATTTTACAGTATTTAAAAGTCGACGAAGATAAGTATGAATTCATAATGTCTGCTTTACAAGGAAACCGTGTGAAAACGGCATTGCCAAGCATTATTGCAACTGTGTTTAACAGGGTGAAATCACTTGTAAGAGATAACTGCCTAAACTGGATTTACATAGCCAGAAGAACATGGTCAGCCTTACAAATTCAAGGGTTCATAGCTAATGAGGTCAATTTtccatttgaacaatttaagaATTTAACAGATCCATCTGATGTTGTCAAAGTATCCGAATTTATAATATcggaaatatataaacaccctTTATCTAAGGACGAAAGCCATAATCAAAGAAAAATGGCATTGCAAGCAGCGTATTCTGACGTCAGCGAGGAGACAATTGTTGGTATACAGCAATTATATAGAGAAGATTTCCTCCTGTTTGGTTATTCGTTTGTTCCACCAAACAAAGAAGACATTTATAGCGAATAA